Proteins encoded in a region of the Treponema sp. J25 genome:
- a CDS encoding helix-turn-helix domain-containing protein — protein MNSFFHYSSFPFRKKLPWPGSAARFFFFLFLGNIIGTGITGFLLSTKAPAELEEETIRLQHQLYLQAARSLDTALRQTDLSLQQLSTETDLCKITKYYKEGKIDFILQTNDKLNNFRIVHSHIQSLAIYFPEEQKVFIPNAGYFRFAEQGDPFILHLMDGKPIQTGWYGAHSIEDLRTGNRISVISVVKHLSSGYSNGGPFIVINLDESYLRYLAGIDTTDTNTELLLIDEKGDIFSKLKERGYTQLLKNNPIFQKALTSKEASLIIESGDRYLCTIRNSYLVPWKYVGIIPLPAISNQIRFLRTYSTSVFLFGIVFSICFSFYFSRRLKKLLIDLLNIVSPGKEPQKKDPLDSLEDTLRKLRSHSEALEESLREQLPILRNNILENLLKGRIEEDEDLDKILSSYGITFPPKGDFFCIVAIIEEDITDDQISRRRDLSTILVLDTLREVIAPMTRHTAAVFTREDEIALIIEANIDEGTKQVLTEKVRETIEKELASPYFFSVRIGVGKVYHNLSDIARSFNEGRTIIRKERNYERESTRISQDSSLETELGYNNNYPFDAEEELILALRRADTRSVEKAHAVLMESLKKNHQHSMAIQLMAALNKLAAERGLVQMIKYQDILTARNFEELEVFFRSWYQKIIEIPKNKKDSHNKLVAERIARYVQNHFHEPLSLCMLSRHVYLSEAYLSRIFHEEMGKPLKQFINEVRSIEAKRLLSETKLSITEIANRAGYPNAHGFMKFFKEQTGMSPKEYRYFISQKRGAYE, from the coding sequence TTGAATAGTTTCTTTCACTACTCTTCTTTCCCTTTTAGGAAAAAACTCCCCTGGCCAGGGAGCGCCGCCCGCTTTTTCTTCTTTTTATTTCTTGGAAATATTATAGGAACAGGGATAACTGGCTTTCTTCTTTCAACCAAAGCTCCTGCAGAGTTAGAAGAAGAAACTATACGGCTCCAACATCAACTTTATCTACAGGCAGCTCGTTCCTTAGATACGGCGCTCCGACAAACGGATCTCTCGTTACAACAACTATCAACAGAAACAGATCTTTGCAAGATTACCAAATATTACAAAGAAGGAAAAATCGATTTTATTCTCCAAACTAATGATAAACTGAATAATTTCCGGATTGTCCATAGTCATATTCAGTCTCTTGCTATCTACTTTCCTGAAGAACAGAAAGTTTTTATTCCAAACGCAGGATATTTTAGATTCGCAGAACAAGGGGATCCTTTCATTTTACACCTTATGGATGGAAAACCAATTCAGACTGGCTGGTATGGGGCTCATTCGATAGAAGATCTCCGTACTGGTAACAGAATTTCCGTTATCTCCGTCGTAAAACACCTCAGCTCTGGTTACTCTAATGGAGGTCCCTTCATTGTCATAAATTTGGATGAATCCTATCTCCGATATCTTGCGGGAATCGATACTACAGATACAAACACAGAGTTACTTCTGATAGATGAAAAGGGAGATATTTTTTCTAAACTTAAGGAACGAGGATACACCCAGCTCTTAAAGAACAATCCAATCTTTCAAAAAGCCCTTACTTCAAAAGAGGCCTCGCTTATCATAGAGAGTGGGGATCGGTATCTTTGCACCATCCGAAATTCTTATCTTGTGCCGTGGAAATATGTAGGTATTATTCCGCTTCCGGCTATTTCAAACCAAATTCGTTTTTTACGAACCTATTCCACCTCAGTATTTTTATTTGGAATCGTTTTTTCGATTTGCTTTTCTTTCTATTTTTCCCGGCGTCTAAAAAAGCTCTTGATAGATTTACTCAACATTGTTTCACCCGGGAAGGAACCACAAAAAAAAGATCCCCTCGATTCCTTAGAAGATACATTACGGAAATTACGAAGTCATAGCGAAGCCCTTGAAGAAAGTCTACGAGAACAGCTACCTATCTTGCGAAACAACATCCTTGAAAATTTGCTCAAAGGTCGAATAGAAGAGGATGAAGATCTCGATAAGATTCTTTCTTCCTACGGTATTACTTTTCCTCCTAAAGGAGATTTCTTTTGTATAGTAGCAATAATTGAAGAGGATATTACCGACGACCAGATTAGTCGTCGGCGAGATCTTTCTACTATTCTTGTGTTAGACACATTACGGGAAGTAATTGCTCCCATGACACGACATACCGCCGCAGTTTTTACCAGAGAAGACGAAATCGCTCTTATTATTGAAGCAAATATAGATGAAGGAACAAAACAAGTCCTAACAGAAAAGGTTCGAGAAACAATAGAAAAAGAGTTAGCTTCTCCCTATTTCTTTTCTGTACGGATAGGGGTAGGAAAAGTCTATCATAACCTTTCGGACATCGCCCGTTCTTTTAATGAAGGGCGCACCATAATCCGGAAAGAACGTAATTATGAAAGGGAAAGCACTCGTATTTCACAAGATTCCTCACTAGAAACCGAGTTGGGATATAACAATAACTATCCTTTTGATGCAGAGGAGGAATTGATTCTAGCATTACGACGGGCCGATACAAGATCTGTTGAAAAGGCCCATGCGGTCCTTATGGAAAGTCTTAAAAAAAACCATCAGCATTCTATGGCGATTCAACTCATGGCGGCTCTTAATAAACTTGCAGCTGAACGAGGGCTTGTTCAGATGATAAAGTATCAAGATATTCTTACAGCCCGGAATTTTGAAGAACTAGAAGTTTTTTTTCGTTCCTGGTATCAAAAAATTATAGAGATTCCAAAAAATAAAAAAGATTCCCATAATAAATTAGTAGCAGAAAGAATAGCCCGCTATGTACAAAATCATTTTCATGAGCCTTTAAGTCTTTGCATGCTATCACGCCATGTCTATTTAAGCGAAGCTTATCTTTCCCGAATTTTTCACGAAGAAATGGGGAAACCTCTAAAACAATTTATAAACGAAGTCCGTAGCATCGAAGCAAAACGACTTCTTAGCGAAACCAAGCTTTCTATTACTGAAATAGCAAATCGAGCAGGATATCCTAATGCTCATGGATTTATGAAATTCTTTAAAGAACAAACTGGCATGAGTCCAAAAGAATATCGCTATTTTATTTCGCAAAAACGAGGAGCCTATGAATGA
- a CDS encoding extracellular solute-binding protein: MRKWGDVLEVLCLWLGTAMFLFASGQQDGTNKTGQTKELVEITQLVWDRGTIPADQGTIEDNWWTRYVNEKMAPKGIKVRFVPIPRAQETQKLPLMLAAGEAPDLCFTYDKNLLNLYVKNGALVDYTDLLAQKGINILKISSSTDLEAGKINGRQYTFVCKSNGVADTTFIRKDWLDKLGLPLPKTVDEFYAVLKAFRDKDPGGVGDKLVPFALMGSPSASFTLWESVILPAFVKDPPTGERLVTPAPLWPETKNAIAFLNKLYNEKLLGEFVVDKDGAIFKQKVIRGEIGAFVSFGHWPYHPAYGSVYEKLKQNIPEAQLVSINPWKHPESKEYYVNFIRNSPYLYYFFSPKTAKRPDLVMEYLNWLASEEGYMVANLGLPGIDYTLVNGVPQPIDPVKYTNRVSWIEPQYMAFRKPFASKGEESLYLRNAARLFPENLRQQFINESTPITLLKYSTPPLNLPTPVADKYLVALQKKWEEALAKMVLSSPDKFNTLFDEAIRAYRAEGGDEVVKDLVNAYRQQYTK, translated from the coding sequence ATGAGAAAATGGGGAGATGTTTTGGAAGTCCTGTGTCTATGGCTTGGTACAGCGATGTTCCTTTTTGCTTCTGGTCAACAGGACGGAACAAACAAAACAGGTCAAACAAAGGAACTGGTAGAAATTACCCAACTCGTATGGGATCGGGGAACAATACCAGCAGACCAGGGTACTATTGAAGACAATTGGTGGACTCGATATGTGAACGAAAAAATGGCCCCCAAGGGTATTAAAGTTCGTTTTGTCCCTATTCCCCGGGCTCAGGAAACACAAAAATTACCTCTTATGTTAGCAGCAGGAGAAGCGCCAGACCTCTGTTTTACCTACGATAAAAATCTCCTTAACCTTTATGTCAAGAACGGGGCCCTCGTTGATTACACCGACCTTCTTGCCCAAAAAGGAATAAATATCCTGAAAATAAGCAGTAGTACCGATCTTGAGGCAGGAAAAATCAATGGGCGGCAGTACACCTTTGTATGTAAGTCCAACGGCGTCGCAGATACCACCTTTATTCGGAAAGATTGGCTTGATAAATTGGGACTCCCTCTTCCAAAAACGGTAGATGAGTTTTATGCGGTCCTTAAGGCCTTTCGGGACAAGGACCCCGGTGGAGTTGGGGACAAACTCGTTCCCTTTGCTCTCATGGGGAGTCCTTCGGCTTCTTTTACCCTATGGGAAAGTGTTATCCTACCGGCCTTTGTGAAAGATCCCCCAACTGGCGAACGACTCGTAACTCCAGCCCCACTTTGGCCCGAAACAAAAAATGCCATAGCCTTCCTAAACAAACTTTATAACGAAAAGCTACTCGGCGAATTCGTGGTAGATAAGGACGGGGCTATTTTTAAACAAAAGGTAATCCGGGGTGAGATTGGGGCCTTTGTATCTTTTGGACATTGGCCATATCATCCAGCCTATGGTTCAGTTTATGAAAAGCTGAAACAAAATATTCCAGAGGCCCAGCTTGTGAGTATCAATCCCTGGAAACATCCTGAATCCAAGGAATATTATGTTAACTTTATCCGGAACAGCCCTTATCTGTATTATTTCTTTTCTCCAAAGACAGCAAAACGCCCCGATCTTGTTATGGAATACCTAAACTGGCTCGCCAGCGAAGAAGGTTACATGGTGGCTAACCTGGGTTTACCTGGTATAGATTACACCCTGGTCAATGGGGTACCCCAGCCAATTGATCCTGTCAAATACACAAACCGGGTTTCCTGGATAGAACCCCAGTATATGGCCTTTCGGAAACCCTTTGCAAGCAAAGGAGAAGAATCACTGTACTTACGAAATGCAGCCCGTCTTTTCCCCGAGAACCTGCGACAACAGTTTATCAATGAAAGCACTCCAATTACCCTGCTGAAATACAGTACCCCACCTCTCAATCTTCCTACCCCTGTGGCAGATAAATATCTTGTGGCACTCCAGAAAAAATGGGAAGAAGCTCTTGCTAAGATGGTACTCTCCAGTCCCGATAAATTTAACACCCTTTTTGATGAGGCTATTCGGGCATATAGGGCCGAAGGAGGGGATGAAGTAGTTAAAGATTTAGTAAATGCCTACCGACAACAGTATACCAAGTAA
- a CDS encoding carbohydrate ABC transporter permease — MKRTSLFIFMNNLLMALLCGFFLYPLIYTIAMSLSSAKAILEGRVYLLPVDPTLEAYKMLFKDKSIMNAFLFTARLTLFGVFSSVSMTVLMAYPLSKQGLKGRNIILRCIVATMYFSGGLIPTYLLVKRLGLTNTMGALILPSVIDTFLLIITISYFRELPVEIEESAKLDGCSNINYLIRFAIPLSVAVIATLVIFYAVAYWNTFFSALIYMQSPNKYTLQIKLYQVLNVFSDAMLNQANTEAISRVVPENLKGATVTLTVLPILVVYPAMQRYFIKGVTLGALKG, encoded by the coding sequence ATGAAACGGACATCTCTGTTTATTTTTATGAATAACCTTTTAATGGCTCTTTTATGTGGATTTTTTCTTTACCCTCTTATATACACCATCGCTATGTCCTTAAGTAGCGCCAAGGCAATTTTAGAGGGAAGAGTATACCTTTTGCCAGTAGATCCCACTCTAGAAGCCTACAAAATGCTATTTAAGGATAAAAGTATCATGAATGCTTTTCTCTTCACGGCACGTTTAACGCTTTTCGGGGTATTTTCGAGCGTAAGCATGACGGTTCTTATGGCTTATCCACTCTCAAAACAGGGGTTAAAAGGTCGGAATATCATTCTTCGTTGTATCGTTGCAACTATGTACTTTAGCGGTGGCCTTATCCCTACCTATCTCCTTGTAAAACGGTTAGGATTAACCAATACCATGGGAGCCCTGATCCTTCCCTCTGTCATCGATACTTTCTTGCTGATTATCACTATCAGTTATTTTAGAGAGTTACCGGTAGAAATAGAAGAATCGGCCAAACTAGATGGATGTTCAAACATAAACTACCTGATTCGTTTTGCGATTCCCTTGTCAGTGGCAGTTATTGCGACACTGGTAATATTTTATGCTGTGGCCTATTGGAATACTTTTTTCAGCGCCCTTATTTACATGCAGAGCCCCAATAAATATACCCTTCAAATCAAACTATACCAGGTTCTGAATGTCTTTTCCGACGCCATGCTTAACCAGGCGAATACAGAAGCAATTTCTCGGGTGGTTCCAGAGAATCTAAAAGGAGCTACGGTAACCCTTACGGTATTGCCTATTCTGGTGGTATATCCTGCTATGCAACGCTATTTCATAAAAGGGGTAACCCTCGGAGCCTTAAAAGGCTAG
- a CDS encoding ABC transporter permease subunit — protein sequence MKRKTEADLYLMLIPGITFYFIFKYIPLYGILMAFKDYNFMIGVFKSPWVGLDVFKEVFRDSEFWRALTNTIRLNVLSLCITFPLPILFALLLNEINNEVYKKTIQSISYLPHFISWVILYGLILSFTAKETGLINVFLRKIGAKEIAFLGNEFWWTVVYILSGIWKDMGWAAIIYLAALSTIDPALYEAASIDGANRLHKMWYITLPGIKGTIVVILILQIGKIMTIGFEQPYLLGNALVARVSTVLSTFIYERGLLQAQFSFTTAVGLIQSIVNFVFLLGADYVARFLGEKGIFMRDVK from the coding sequence ATGAAGCGAAAAACAGAAGCAGACCTTTATCTAATGCTGATTCCAGGGATAACTTTTTATTTTATTTTTAAGTACATCCCTTTGTACGGAATTTTAATGGCTTTTAAAGATTATAACTTTATGATCGGTGTATTTAAGAGCCCGTGGGTAGGACTTGATGTTTTTAAAGAAGTATTTCGAGATAGCGAGTTCTGGCGGGCATTAACAAACACGATTCGCCTAAATGTTCTTTCCCTCTGCATTACTTTTCCGCTACCTATACTGTTCGCCCTTTTATTAAACGAGATAAATAACGAAGTATACAAAAAGACTATCCAGTCTATTTCTTACCTTCCCCATTTTATCTCCTGGGTTATCCTGTACGGTCTTATTCTTTCCTTTACTGCTAAAGAAACGGGTTTGATCAACGTATTTTTAAGAAAAATAGGAGCCAAGGAAATTGCTTTCTTGGGAAATGAGTTCTGGTGGACCGTTGTTTATATCCTTTCAGGTATTTGGAAAGATATGGGATGGGCTGCTATTATTTACTTAGCGGCCCTCAGCACTATTGATCCTGCCCTGTACGAAGCTGCCTCAATCGATGGGGCAAACCGGCTACATAAAATGTGGTATATCACACTTCCCGGTATTAAAGGGACCATTGTAGTAATCCTTATCTTACAGATCGGTAAAATTATGACCATTGGATTTGAACAACCCTATCTTCTGGGGAACGCTCTTGTTGCACGGGTATCTACCGTTCTTTCTACATTTATTTATGAACGGGGTCTTTTACAAGCCCAGTTTAGCTTTACTACCGCGGTAGGTCTTATTCAATCTATAGTGAATTTTGTTTTCCTTCTGGGAGCAGATTACGTAGCACGCTTCCTTGGAGAGAAAGGAATTTTTATGCGGGATGTAAAATAA
- a CDS encoding sensor histidine kinase: MWKKLYHWWSGLRIQYKLALILLLAIGMVSFFSMGAIRVVSHFYEQLLYTQAAGTLQLASINIEKELQRIEQISFTILQNRDIQQSLDRIRTIRSEPILGQEKKRLVDLLWVTTFEKNVLSVNIIDVFGNQYAGGLSFSSSHIPEIVQKAAQKQGSMEIHILKEEPGVLVCARQIRKIEQLSLEPLGTLLIRVNLKKMVQEALAGVLDRMSLVILSDSTPFYASEPILAAMAQRFVASRRAYGSLDNPEGRRYFVTVGTSTQNSWTYVTFIEYERIFKRLELVNSLSILILILLVFFAYFILVRIGRSISLPLELLSAYATHVEKGDFTIPFIQEDVFLRHNDEIGQIERDFIFLLNKINDLIKENYAHELLAKDAQLKALEAQINPHFLYNTLDTVHWLAKLRNEQEIAAIVEALAYILRKSLSSKEPTISLKEELELLKAYVTIQKIRFGKKLEVFYFVAPELESCTIPKLTLQPIVENSIVHGIEVTGNPCFIRVESEDQGDDFVLHISDTGPGFQEEKEKRGSGIGLANIHQRIQLLCGESYGLSIQSVSKSGTMVSIHLPKRRAEPCTQS, encoded by the coding sequence ATGTGGAAAAAACTGTATCATTGGTGGAGCGGTTTAAGAATTCAATATAAACTAGCGTTGATATTACTCCTGGCTATTGGGATGGTCTCGTTTTTTAGTATGGGGGCAATCCGGGTTGTTTCTCATTTCTACGAACAACTCCTGTATACCCAGGCTGCGGGGACTTTACAGCTTGCTTCTATCAATATTGAAAAGGAACTACAGCGGATCGAACAAATTTCTTTTACCATTTTGCAGAATCGAGATATTCAGCAAAGCCTTGACCGCATCCGTACTATCCGCTCTGAACCGATTCTGGGGCAGGAAAAGAAACGACTGGTCGATCTCCTATGGGTTACAACCTTTGAGAAAAATGTGCTTTCAGTCAATATTATTGATGTTTTTGGTAATCAGTATGCGGGGGGACTCAGTTTTTCCTCTTCCCATATACCAGAAATTGTACAGAAGGCAGCTCAGAAACAAGGGAGCATGGAGATCCACATTCTCAAAGAAGAGCCGGGGGTCTTGGTTTGTGCTCGTCAGATCAGAAAAATCGAACAGTTAAGCCTGGAACCATTAGGAACCCTTCTTATACGGGTAAACTTAAAAAAAATGGTACAGGAGGCTCTTGCGGGAGTTCTTGATCGTATGAGCCTGGTGATTCTTTCCGATTCGACTCCTTTTTATGCCTCTGAGCCCATTCTTGCTGCAATGGCTCAACGTTTTGTGGCAAGCCGGCGTGCCTATGGAAGTCTCGATAATCCCGAAGGCCGACGTTATTTTGTGACGGTTGGTACATCGACGCAAAATTCCTGGACCTATGTGACCTTTATTGAATATGAACGGATATTCAAACGGCTTGAGTTAGTTAATTCTCTTAGTATCCTTATCCTAATTCTCCTGGTCTTTTTTGCCTACTTCATTCTTGTTCGCATTGGGCGAAGTATCAGTTTACCCCTAGAACTACTTTCTGCGTATGCTACTCATGTGGAAAAGGGGGATTTTACTATTCCCTTTATCCAAGAGGATGTTTTTTTGCGACATAATGATGAAATAGGGCAGATTGAACGGGACTTTATTTTTCTTTTGAACAAGATTAATGACCTTATCAAAGAAAATTATGCCCATGAATTACTTGCAAAGGATGCCCAACTCAAAGCTCTAGAAGCCCAAATAAATCCCCATTTTTTGTATAATACTTTGGATACGGTCCACTGGCTTGCTAAGCTCAGGAACGAACAGGAAATCGCCGCCATTGTGGAAGCTCTGGCGTATATTTTACGAAAATCCCTGTCGAGTAAAGAACCAACGATCTCTCTGAAAGAAGAACTTGAACTCCTTAAAGCCTATGTCACTATTCAAAAAATCCGTTTTGGGAAAAAACTGGAAGTTTTTTATTTTGTGGCACCAGAATTAGAATCCTGTACTATTCCAAAGTTGACCCTTCAACCTATTGTGGAAAATTCTATTGTCCATGGAATTGAGGTGACGGGGAACCCCTGTTTCATTCGAGTTGAAAGTGAAGATCAGGGTGATGATTTTGTGCTTCATATCTCTGATACAGGACCTGGTTTTCAGGAGGAGAAAGAAAAACGGGGCAGTGGTATTGGTCTTGCCAATATTCATCAACGGATTCAGTTGTTGTGCGGAGAGTCCTATGGGCTTTCAATCCAGAGTGTTAGCAAAAGCGGCACAATGGTTTCTATCCATCTACCCAAAAGGAGGGCAGAACCATGTACTCAGTCTTGA
- a CDS encoding response regulator, with translation MYSVLIVDDEEIIRQGIAQVIPWEAEGFRLIGVAENGQEALEKVELFHPDIVLTDIKMPVMDGIELIRQVRERGFSVEFIILSGYGEFELAQAALEYGARHYLLKPSSEATIIEALRHVAEQIEKKRNDEAFIKESKERLYKFLPLVKEQFIRDLFMGASYTEEEFEYYRTYLHIDFETASLVLYQIEGILSYEDLFVLLRICKKLSPSQDAIGTIINSHVVVLYPLVQEQVLISHIEQVQKEFATYFSRKISVLYETQVSLHELDSLYQELLIGCRYLAQKNPGLVWHRTQIPFSEIRKSDDLYRLQDLLLALQCGDKAAVSRELESLFAVYRSKKMGLRLVRSHLEQLFLWLEKEGNFEFFRESIDIFLGSVSDTTSLEELENMVRTMFEELVNRNYRSIKNYKNRLVNLLIHYAQAHLSNEHLSLKWLAQKYLHVDPGYLSKLFVKETGQRFKHYLLRMRIEKARRLLDVYSEDRIYEIAREVGMGDNPQYFSQVFKKYTGKSPSEYKKTTIF, from the coding sequence ATGTACTCAGTCTTGATTGTGGATGATGAAGAAATAATTCGTCAGGGTATTGCTCAGGTTATTCCCTGGGAAGCAGAAGGTTTTCGTCTCATAGGAGTCGCTGAAAATGGCCAGGAGGCCCTAGAAAAGGTTGAATTATTTCATCCTGACATTGTCCTCACTGATATCAAAATGCCTGTCATGGATGGGATTGAACTTATCCGACAGGTACGGGAACGGGGTTTTTCAGTCGAATTTATTATTCTCTCTGGCTATGGTGAATTTGAATTAGCCCAGGCCGCCCTTGAATATGGAGCTCGGCACTATCTTTTAAAGCCTTCGAGCGAGGCCACAATTATAGAAGCCCTACGGCATGTGGCCGAACAGATTGAAAAAAAACGGAATGACGAAGCTTTTATCAAGGAATCAAAGGAACGGCTCTATAAATTTCTTCCTTTAGTCAAAGAACAATTTATTCGGGATCTTTTTATGGGGGCTTCGTATACAGAAGAGGAATTCGAATATTATCGTACCTATCTTCATATTGATTTTGAAACAGCCTCATTAGTGTTATATCAGATTGAAGGAATTCTTTCTTATGAGGATCTTTTTGTACTACTTCGGATCTGCAAAAAACTATCTCCTAGTCAGGATGCAATAGGAACAATTATCAATTCCCATGTGGTTGTGCTATATCCACTGGTACAGGAACAGGTGTTGATCTCACATATAGAACAGGTCCAGAAAGAATTTGCTACGTATTTTTCTCGAAAAATTTCGGTGCTGTATGAGACCCAGGTATCGCTTCACGAGCTTGATTCTTTGTATCAAGAACTTCTTATAGGATGTCGCTACCTGGCTCAGAAAAATCCGGGCCTTGTCTGGCATCGAACCCAGATACCCTTCAGTGAGATTCGAAAATCGGATGATCTGTATCGATTGCAGGATTTACTTCTTGCTCTTCAATGTGGAGACAAGGCGGCAGTAAGTCGGGAATTAGAATCCCTGTTTGCGGTGTATCGCAGCAAAAAAATGGGTCTTCGGCTTGTTCGTTCTCATCTTGAACAACTTTTTTTGTGGTTAGAAAAAGAGGGAAATTTTGAATTTTTTAGAGAATCAATAGATATTTTTCTGGGAAGTGTCTCTGATACAACAAGTTTAGAAGAATTAGAAAACATGGTACGAACAATGTTCGAAGAACTGGTGAATCGGAACTATCGATCTATTAAAAATTATAAAAACCGGCTGGTAAATTTGCTTATTCATTATGCTCAAGCCCACCTTTCGAATGAACACCTTTCTCTTAAATGGCTTGCTCAGAAGTATCTCCATGTCGATCCGGGGTATCTTAGTAAGCTCTTTGTGAAAGAAACGGGTCAACGATTTAAACACTATCTCCTTAGAATGCGAATTGAAAAAGCTCGACGACTTCTGGATGTATACAGTGAAGATCGAATCTATGAAATTGCCCGAGAAGTGGGGATGGGGGACAATCCTCAATATTTTAGTCAGGTCTTTAAGAAGTATACGGGGAAAAGCCCTTCAGAATATAAAAAGACTACCATTTTTTGA